A region of Chloroflexota bacterium DNA encodes the following proteins:
- a CDS encoding 4Fe-4S dicluster domain-containing protein — MSFKVIPKSALPAWIEFLASAHTVYAPQTRQGKTRFTEIHSAAEVNLDYATTILPPKKMLLPQREELIRFKGNGKETEPAVQPVFDTRPTVILGIHTCDMHAVSLLDEVMRAPMVDPHYRERRANTTLVSLDCLKPCSPEAFCQDMGTHFVPEEFDLHLTDLGEAYAAGIGSEKGAALLDGFAPARAALPEDFDRLNQVMSQRLSRFPYRLNADAQDLPKLLSVTQSSPVWAEIGAKCLGCGTCNLTCPTCFCFDVFDTVDFSLQSGTRARVWDSCQLERFALVAGGHDFRNKRAKRLRHRFAHKYEYLSQYDGLEGCVGCGRCATQCLVKITPIGVLNQLSTEKHYIGETNSKTEVRA, encoded by the coding sequence ATGAGTTTTAAAGTAATTCCAAAATCTGCGCTGCCAGCGTGGATCGAGTTTCTCGCCTCAGCGCATACAGTCTATGCCCCGCAGACTCGGCAGGGCAAAACCCGTTTTACTGAAATTCATTCAGCCGCTGAAGTAAACCTGGACTATGCCACCACCATCTTGCCCCCCAAGAAGATGCTGCTGCCACAGCGTGAGGAATTGATCCGTTTCAAGGGTAATGGCAAAGAAACCGAACCTGCTGTCCAACCGGTATTCGATACCCGTCCGACGGTTATTTTGGGCATTCACACCTGCGATATGCACGCGGTGAGTTTGCTGGATGAAGTCATGCGCGCCCCGATGGTCGATCCGCATTATCGGGAGCGGCGCGCCAACACAACGCTGGTCAGTCTCGACTGCCTCAAACCCTGCTCGCCGGAGGCCTTCTGCCAGGATATGGGCACGCATTTTGTTCCCGAAGAATTTGACCTGCACCTCACCGATCTGGGTGAAGCCTATGCCGCCGGGATTGGCTCCGAAAAAGGTGCCGCCCTGCTGGATGGCTTTGCCCCCGCACGCGCGGCCCTCCCCGAAGATTTCGACCGTCTCAATCAGGTGATGAGCCAGCGTTTATCGCGCTTCCCCTATCGCCTGAATGCGGACGCGCAAGATTTGCCCAAATTACTTTCAGTCACGCAATCCAGCCCGGTGTGGGCTGAAATCGGCGCAAAATGCCTGGGATGCGGCACCTGCAATCTCACCTGCCCCACCTGTTTTTGTTTTGATGTCTTCGATACAGTTGATTTTTCGCTGCAATCGGGTACCCGCGCCCGAGTGTGGGATTCGTGCCAATTAGAGCGTTTTGCGCTGGTCGCCGGGGGACACGATTTCCGCAACAAACGCGCCAAACGGCTGCGGCATCGCTTTGCCCATAAATACGAATACCTCAGCCAGTACGATGGCCTAGAAGGTTGCGTAGGCTGTGGGCGCTGTGCCACACAATGTCTGGTGAAGATCACGCCCATCGGTGTGTTGAATCAACTCTCCACAGAGAAGCACTATATTGGTGAAACCAATAGCAAAACGGAGGTGCGCGCATGA